Below is a genomic region from Mycolicibacter hiberniae.
GGCCTTGTTCACGGCCCGCTTGAGGCCGAACAGCAGGGCGTGGGAGAGCGCCGTGGCGATCCCGGGCAGGCGATTGTCGGCGCTGACGGTGTAACGGATCTCGGTACCGGATCCCGTCGGCCGCAGGGCCACTTCGCCGACGTAGTTGCGGAACGGGATGCCCGACACGCCCCGGTAGCTCAACCGCTGTTCCGGCTCGAACGCGATGATCTCCTCCACCAGCGGCGCCATCCCCGGCACGGCCTGAATACGACGCTGGGCGCCGACGCCGTTGGGCGCCGGGGTTCCCGGCGCGATCACGGTGATCTTCAGACCGGGTGCCCAGGCGGACATGCCCTCATAGTCGGTGAGCACCGCCCACACGTGAGCCGCGGATGCGGCGACGTTGGCAGTCGCGGTCGCGTGCATAAGTTCCTCCTCAGCGGTACGTCTGTGCGAACCGTAACAGCGCGTCGTTCTCCTCGGGCGCGCCGATGGTGACCCGGACGCCGTCCTGCCCGTAGGGGCGGACCACGATGGCCGCCGCCGCGGCGGCAGCCACGAAGTCGCCGGTGCGCTCGGCCAGCGGCAGCCACACGAAGTTGGACTGCGAATCCGGCAGTTCGAACCCGGCCGCTCGCAGCGCGGCGGCAACCCGGGACCGTTCGGCCACGACCGCGTCGGTGCGGGCCATCAGCTCATCTGCGGCGTCCAGCGACGCGATGCCGGCGACCTGCGCCGCGCTGGAGACCGTGAACGGGACGTAGACCTTGCCCAGCGCGGTGATGATCTCCGGATCGCCGACCGCATAGCCCAGTCGCAGGCCGGCCAGCCCGTAGGCTTTCGAGAAGGTCCGCAGCACAACCACATTCGGGTACCGGCGGACCAGCCCCAGGCTGTCGGGAACCAGGCCGTCGCGAATGTACTCCACGTAGGCCTCGTCGATGGCGACCAGAATGTGCGAGGGCACCGCGGCGACGAACCGTGCCAGCGCGGCGGGGTCGACCACGGTGGAGGTCGGATTGTTGGGATTGCACACGAAGATCAGCCGCGTGCGGTCGGTGATGGCGGCCAGCATCGCGTCCAGGTCGTAGGTGTGTTCGCGTAGGGGCACCTGCACCGGCACGGCGCCGGCGGTGCGCACCTGCAGGGGATAGATCTCGAAGCTGCGCCAGCCGAACACCACCTCGTCGCCCGCGCCGGCGCTGATCTGGATGAGCTGCTGGCACAGACTGACCGACCCGCAGCCGGCCGCGACGTGCTGCGGGCCGAAACCGACGTGCTCGGCCAGTCGGGCACGCAGGGCGGCGTAGCCGTTGTCGGGGTAGCGGTTCGTGTTGGCCAGGGCGGCCTCGACGGCCTTGACCACGCTGGGCAGCGGGGGCAACACCGTCTCGTTGCTGGCGAGTTTGATCGAACCCGGGACCGTCTTGCCCTCGACGTAGGCTGGCAGAGCGGCCATCTCGGGGCGCAGTCTGGCGGTCACGGACCACAGCATATGTGGGCCGGTACTGGCGTTGTGCCCCGCGGTTTCAGAAGTCGGGGAGTGATCCGGTACCCTCAACGAGTTCGAGGAGGCGTGCCAGAGCGGCCGAATGGGACTCACTGCTAATGAGTTGTCCCCTTTACGGGGGACCGGAGGTTCAAATCCTCTCGCCTCCGCAACGGCCGAGCTTGCTCGACCGACAACTGAAGACCGGCGCCCGTAGCTCAACGGATAGAGCATCTGACTACGGATCAGAAGGTTGGGGGTTCGAATCCCTTCGGGCGCACGCACGGTTCGTCCCGGCGCAGGTTGGGCCGGAACCACGCGTTCTTGGCCTGCCACGATCGCGCCAGTCCGTAGGCGAAGACAGCCACCGACAGGCTGACGCATACCAAGATGGCCGGGCCGCCGAATCGGCCCAGACAGATCGAGACGATTGCGACCACGCCGCCGGCCACCGCGAACCCCATGGCTGTCGAGTAGAGGACCAGCGTCGTCCTGGCCCGCTGATCGCGCCGTAGCGACCACATCAGCCGGCCGACATAGCCGGTCAGGAACGTCAGCAACGTGCACGTCGTCACTGCGAAGACGGTCAGCCAGCGATCGCCGGTCTGCCGGGTGAGCATGTCCGGCTCAAACGTGAGTGGGGAACTGACGAACGCCACCAGCATCACCGCGACACCCAGGCCCACCGGCATCAGGAGGTGCTTGCGCATGATCGGCCACACGTGCGGCGGGGCGGTGAGGCGCACCAGCATGTGGTAGATGTTGCCGATCACACCGGCGATAAGGCACAGCCAACCGGCCAGCTGCTGTACGTACCACAGCCCGAACAGGCCGTGCAGGGCCGGGCCCAGCTGGGTGCCGACCCACGGCGTCAGCAGGAACAGCGCGCACCCCTCCATCGCGATGGCGAAGGTGGCGCCGGCCTCCCACCGCGACCGCCAGGTGTCGCGGCGAACCCACAGGCAGTAACCGACGATCATCAGGGTGGCCGCGGTGATGGCAGATGTCAGCACTGGCCGTTCACCGCCGCCTGTCGCCGGGGGCGAACCAGGCGCTCTTGGCCTTCCAGGACCGAGCAGACCCGTAGGCGAAGGTTCCCCCCGCCACACAGATGCAGAACCAGATGCCGGGGCTGGCGTCGTCCCCGGCGACCCAGGACGAGCCGACCACGAGCAGGCCCGCGGCGATGGCAGCCGTCATCGAGACCAGGTGCAGGTCCAAGGTGCGCTTGGCGCGCGGATCATGGCGCAACGCCAACATCAGCCGGCTGGAGTAGGCGCTCAGGTAAAGCGCCAGCGAGCCGCCGACCAGGAAGTACACCAGCATCCAGCCATCGGCCCGGGGTGCGGCCAGCACATCGCGCTGGTAGGTCTGATCGGAACGCAGGTAGGCCAGCACCATCACGGCAACCCCCAGAACGATCGGAATCAGCAGGTGGCGGCGCATGATGACCCGCACGTGAACGGGGTCGGCGAGCCGCAGCAGCATGTGGTAGATGTTCGCCGTCACGGCCACGATCAGGCATAGGTGGCCGACCAGCGCCGGGGTGTTCCACACCCCGAGGACGTCGTGGAGCACTGGGCCGATGTCGGCTGCGGCCCACGGCGACATCAGGAGCAGCGCACAGGCCAGGAGCGCCAACGCGAGGGTGGCGGCGTTCTCCCAGCGCGTCGACCAGGTGTCGCGGCGCACCCAGAGGCTATAGGCGAGCAGCGCCAACGTGGCGATCAGGATTCCGGTCATCGCGTGTTCTCAGGACAGGGCTTGCGGGGGATTCGGCTGCGCCACCGGGCGTTCGGAGCTGGTGAACCACGCGGCTTTGGCCTGCCAGGACCGGGCCGAGCCGTAGGCGAAGATACAGATGGCTGCGCACACGCACAGCCAGACCAGGGTGCTCAGGTCGGCGTGGATCCAGGTGGTGCTCAACTGCGCCAGCATGCCCGCCAGGCCGAAGCCTGATGACAGCGTGTAGAGCTCGACGGTCTCCTTGGCCCGCGGATCCGACCGCGATATCAGTAACAGCCGGGTAGCGACGATGCCCAGGTAGATCAGCGTGGAGGAGACCACCGCCCAGTACGCGGTGTGCCAGTGGTTGGAGCCCACGGTTGCGAAGCCGTCCGCGTTGTAGCCGGAGTCGGCGGCCAGGAACAGCGCGACCATCGCGACCATGGCGACCTGGACTGGGCGCGCCACCCTCCGGCGGAACCAGGGACCCATCTGGTCCAGCGAGGCCACGCGTGCCAGGACGTGGTAGGCATTGGCCGCGACGGCGATGACGAAGCAGAGGTGACCGGCCAGCTGCTGAAGGTTCCACACCCCGGTGGCCCGGTGCATCAACGGCCCGAGAGTTTCGGAGACCCACGGCGACATCAGCGCCAATCCGATGGCCTCCAGCGCCAGGGCCAGGGTGACGCCGATCTCCCAGCGCGACCACCAGGTGTGGCGGCGCACCCACAGGCTGTACAGCGTCACCAGCACGGTGACACCCATGAGGGCCGACATCATGGGTCGACCGTACTTCGTGGCGACGCCGCTATACGGGCGGTTTGTCCAGATTGGCTTTGAGATCACCCAAGCGCAGCGGGGGCGTCGGGGGCGGCGCCGTTTCCAGGTATTCGGCCACGGCGTCGTGCTCGATCAATCCGAACCGCACCTGAAGGTCGACGGGATTGAGCCCGAAATACCTCGCCACTCGGATCAGGTTGTCCGCACTGATCAACCGCCCTTCATGGGCCGCTTTGTAGTAGGCGGACTTGCGGTAGCCGAATGCCTCGTAGACCTCGCTCGCGCCGAGCGGCCTGCCCACAAGGTACGGCAACACTACGGTTGGGTCTTTGTGACGATCGTCCACAGCAATACACCTTAGCTCTCGTTCGTGGACCGCACAAGTATTTTAGCGACTCGGCGGAGCGTAATTCCTACTGAGACCGACTGGGAGTAAGCAATTCAAGCATCCCACGGGCCGCAATCCTGGTTCCGGCCGGGATAGCGGAAAGGTCGATCACATAGTCCGGCGAATGCGGGGCATAAGGGAACAATTGACCCCGTTCAGCGCACTTCGCGTACACCTTCGGATCGGCGATTCCGACCAGGAGATACGCCAGCGGCACCTCATGATGTGGCCCTTTGAGCAGGTGACAGTCCTCCGAGCCCGTCCCCGCCGGCAGGTCACGCAAGACGTGGGATTCGCCCAGCAGATCGCCCAGCGCGGTGGCCACCCGATCGGTGAGAGCCGGGTCGTTGACCAGCGGGGGTGCGCCGCCGGCCATGGTGATGGTGGGCAACCGGTCATCGGGCATGCCGTAGCTGCGCGCTATCCCGGTGCAGATCGCCCGAATGCCGGTGAGCATCTGCTCGCGCACCTGCGGGTTGAACCAGCGCAGGTTGACCTTGAGCAGCGCCCGGTCCGGGATCACGTTGTAGGTGCCGCCGGCCTGCACCGAACCGACTGTGAGCACCGCGGTCTCGTTCGGCGCGATGGTGCGGCTGACGATCGACTGGAACTGCACGACGGCCTGCGCGGCCATCAACACGGTGTCGCGGGCCAACTGCGGCATCGACCCGTGCCCGCCGACGCCGTGGAAAACCACGTCGAGCTGGTCGGTGCCGGCCATCCGCTCGCCGCCGGCCGCGGCCACCATCCCCACCGGTAGCGGGACGGTGTGCAGGGCCAGGAACGCATCCGGCCGTGGGGCGACGTCGTAGAGGCCACCGGCGACCATGGCCGCCGCGCCGGCGATCAGCTCCTCGGCCGGCTGACCGACCAACACCGCCGTACCCGACCACGAGTCGGTGGTCTGGGCCAGCACCTTGGCCATCCCCAGCATCCAGGTGACGTGCGCGTCGTGGCCGCACATGTGGCCCAGTTCCGGGCTGCTGCTCGCGTAGTCCAGTCCGGTGGCCTCCGGCACGTGCAGCGCGTCCATGTCGGCGCGGTACATCACCACCGGGCCCGGGCCGTTGGCCAGCACAGCGACCACCCCGGTCTGGCCGATCCCGGTGGTCACCGTCAGGCCCAGGTCACTGAGTGCCTGTGCGACGGTTCGCGCGGTACGCACTTCGTGAAACCCCAACTCGGGGTGACGATGCAGATCCTTGAAGATCTCGACCAACCGCCGGGTATCGGCGGCGACGATGTCGTCGACGCGCTCGGCCAGGCCGGTCACGTCGCACCCGCCATCCAAGTGGTCTGGGCGCGCTCGAAA
It encodes:
- a CDS encoding SRPBCC family protein — its product is MHATATANVAASAAHVWAVLTDYEGMSAWAPGLKITVIAPGTPAPNGVGAQRRIQAVPGMAPLVEEIIAFEPEQRLSYRGVSGIPFRNYVGEVALRPTGSGTEIRYTVSADNRLPGIATALSHALLFGLKRAVNKAA
- the hisC gene encoding histidinol-phosphate transaminase — translated: MLWSVTARLRPEMAALPAYVEGKTVPGSIKLASNETVLPPLPSVVKAVEAALANTNRYPDNGYAALRARLAEHVGFGPQHVAAGCGSVSLCQQLIQISAGAGDEVVFGWRSFEIYPLQVRTAGAVPVQVPLREHTYDLDAMLAAITDRTRLIFVCNPNNPTSTVVDPAALARFVAAVPSHILVAIDEAYVEYIRDGLVPDSLGLVRRYPNVVVLRTFSKAYGLAGLRLGYAVGDPEIITALGKVYVPFTVSSAAQVAGIASLDAADELMARTDAVVAERSRVAAALRAAGFELPDSQSNFVWLPLAERTGDFVAAAAAAAIVVRPYGQDGVRVTIGAPEENDALLRFAQTYR
- a CDS encoding amidohydrolase encodes the protein MTGLAERVDDIVAADTRRLVEIFKDLHRHPELGFHEVRTARTVAQALSDLGLTVTTGIGQTGVVAVLANGPGPVVMYRADMDALHVPEATGLDYASSSPELGHMCGHDAHVTWMLGMAKVLAQTTDSWSGTAVLVGQPAEELIAGAAAMVAGGLYDVAPRPDAFLALHTVPLPVGMVAAAGGERMAGTDQLDVVFHGVGGHGSMPQLARDTVLMAAQAVVQFQSIVSRTIAPNETAVLTVGSVQAGGTYNVIPDRALLKVNLRWFNPQVREQMLTGIRAICTGIARSYGMPDDRLPTITMAGGAPPLVNDPALTDRVATALGDLLGESHVLRDLPAGTGSEDCHLLKGPHHEVPLAYLLVGIADPKVYAKCAERGQLFPYAPHSPDYVIDLSAIPAGTRIAARGMLELLTPSRSQ